Part of the Chanodichthys erythropterus isolate Z2021 chromosome 13, ASM2448905v1, whole genome shotgun sequence genome is shown below.
TAGCCAGCTATATAAAAAAGGGCTTTGTACTGCATTGTAATTTAAGGGTCTAATTGGATTTCATTCCTTGGTCTCCTTCTTTATTGCATCTGTTCTCCATTAAAGCTAAAAAAAGTTAACTTTAAAGAGGAACAGTTTTTAATAAGTTTATATGCTCTTAAACTGGGGGTCCACAGCAGTATTGCAGAGTGTCTGGCAATTATTTGATCTCGAAAAtgaaatgtactaaaaataatTGCAATATTAAGTCAACTTAAACCAAACTGGAAGATGCTAAAATGATTTGTTGTTTTTCCCTCATTGAAATGCATTAAGTAAAAGTATAATTTACAAGATTCCGTACATCAGTAATGATTGTTTTACTGGCTTTGCAATGTAAGCATATATTTGATTAATATAATCAAGACAATTAACTTCCACGTTTATAAAAGACAGTTGAGCAAGTTGTctgagtgtttttttgtttgtttgttttttggatatAGATCAGTCCTGTTCTGGGAGGACTGGGTCTGCTGTTCCTGATGTTTCTGATTCCTAATCCTCCTCGTGGAGCCTCGGACACCCAAGGAGGAGCAACAATGGAAAGCACCTCTTACATTGAGGACATCAAGTACCTCCTGAAGAAGTAAGTCAGTTAAATGTGCCTGTTGTTCAATTCAGCATGTGCAATCTTCAAGGTGTTTGTCATGAGTTACATATCCTCTagggcagtggttctcaacttcCACAGGATgactaattatataaaaaagtaattaaaatgcTATAAACACCTAAATCAAGATGTAAACTTAAATCATATTTTCTTTCGCCTCAGTGTATTATTTttgttggggaaaaaaaacaacaacaacaaaaaaacaaacaagaatcTTATAGAATCAGAGGAAATATTTTGGGAAATTGTATTGGACAATGGGGGTCTTTCaagtcaaaaaggttgagaaccactgggcTAGGGGTTTTCtcttattattttatgtaagataatattacttttcattgtgttttggaTCTGTGCCCTCCTTCCAGTCGGAGTTTTGTCTGGTCTTCTTTTGGCGTGACTGCCATGGCTTTTGTCACTGGGGCTCTGGCCTTCTGGACCCCCACCTTTCTGTCTCGTGCACAGGTTACACAGGGTCTCAGGCCACCTTGCAACGAAGAGCCCTGTAACCCTTTAGACAGGTACAGCAAGTCTCTTGCTTTTTGACTTTATATAATTGAACAGATCGTAAAGGAAATCAGTGAGGTTAGCAGTAGACTAATAAAAGTGCTAAAAGTGAGATTAGCCAAAGATTGGTTAAATCATGGCAGAGACTTCTTCTGTGGTAGTGTTCATATCTGCTTGTTCCTTGCTTAGATAACACAGAATGTTTACTGCAGCTGTTTTTGCTCATGCAGTCCGGTCAATATCTGATTCAGTACGTTTCTCAGCTTGTTTTGTACCGCCAAACGGAGTTGAGAGAGTATTTATCAGTCTGACTGAGACTGGTCTGGTAGGTCCTGTGAGGAATAAAACACAAGATAATGTTCTGAAACTAAGGCAAAAATTGAATAATATCACACTCTTACAACTTTCTCTTGTTTAAGTTACATCTTTGGAGCAATCACAGTAGTGACAGGGGTTGTGGGAGTGTTTCTGGGCACCTACATATCAAAGAAGCTGAGAGTCAGATTGCCCAATGCAGATCCTCTCATATGTGCCGTGGGCATGCTCAGCTCCTCACCCTGCTTTTTCATTGCCATCATCCTGGCAGCCACCAGCATCCCGGCCACATATGTAAGCTGGATTACTTTATGATTCGGTATTTGTGTTAATATTAAAGTTCTATTattaaacctgtatgacttcctTCTTCGGAAAACAACAGAAGATCGTTTAAAGATTGTTTAAACTGTTTTTATCCTTTGTACATCCAAAATCTTTATTTGCTGTTATAGCACAGCGTGACCACCAGTGTGTGATATGCTCTCTAAATAAACTGTATGTTTCTGATGTTTTACAGACATTCATTGCTATCGGAGAGACTTTGCTGTCCCTCAACTGGGCTATTCTGGCGGACATTCTGCTGGTGAGAGATTTACACTTAAAAAACTTAACAGAAAATGAAACACACTCTTTTAAATTAGCACAGGGTGACGAGTGTGTGGAAACCTGCCAAGTGATTCAATAAAGCTAATggtataaaagtaaaatattattatgctTAAATTTAGAAACGttgatgttgaaaacagtgatgtattgtttaattatttttattcattttacgGTGTATGATTATTAGattaaaattgattaaaaaatgtgtgtaaaagGCATCTTTAAaatttgattaatattattttagtatGTCGTCGTGCCTACTAGAAGAGCAACAGCTGAGGCTTTACAGATCATGGTCTGTCATCTCCTTGGAGATGCAGGAAGTCCATACCTTATTGGTGCGGTAAGCATATTTTAATCCACAATACTTTTACATTAAATAACAGTAGGGTCAAAGGCTATATCACTATCCAGAAGTACTATAAAACACAATTGCACCTTGTGAAACAGTAACTGTTTTGGCATAACTACAATAGCTTTTTACTGTATAATGTAAAAAgtattgtatgtgtgtgtatgtatatgtgtatattctttttgtgtgttttcttcAGATCTCAGATGCTCTAAAAAACTATAAGCCAGAGTCTCTCAGCTGGAATTTCCGTAGACTGGAATATGGCTTTCTTCTGTGCCCATTCATTGGGGTCTTGGGAGGCTTGTTCTTCCTAATGACATCTCTGTATATCAAAGAGGACAGGAAAGCAGCAGAACTGCTCACTTCAGGTAATAACAGGCTATTGTAATTACAGACTGTCCAAACTGTCTTTTCTTGGTGCCTTCTGATAATGCATGTACAGTATGTCAAGctattaaatgattaaatcaatgaaaagtttatttaaatgtgaaaaattaattgtaatttaatttCGCAAGCTTTGCTGTTGCCATTGCATGTTTTTTCTAAACGCATCTTATGGCatctacagtgggtacggaaagtattcagacccccttaaatttttcactctttgttatattgcagccatttgctaaaatcatttaagttcatttttttcctcattaatgtacacacagcaccccatattgacagaaaaacacagaattgttgacatttttgcagatttattaaaaaagaaaaactgaaatatcacatggtcctaagtattcagaccctttgctgtgacactcatatattaaACTCAGGTACTGTCCATTTCTTCaaatcatccttgagatggttctacaccttcatttgagtccagctgtgtttgattatactgattggacttgattaggaaagccacacacctgtctatataagaccttacagctcacagtgcatgtcagagcaaatgagaatcatgaggtcaaaagaactgcctgaagagctcagagacagaattgtggcaaggcacagatctggccaaggttacaaaaattattctgctgcacttaaggttcctaagagcacagtggcctccataatccttaaatggaagacgtttgggacgaccagaacccttcctagagctggccgtcctgCCAAattgagctatcgggggagaagagccttggtgagagaggtaaagaagaacccaaagatccctgtggctgagctccagagatgcagtcgggagatgggagaaagttgtagaaagtcaaccatcactgcagccctccaccagtcagggctttatggcagagtggcctgagggaagcctctcctcagtgcaagacacatgaaagcccgcctGAAGGACTcaaagatggtgagaaataagattctctggtctgatgagaccaagatagaactttttggccttaattttaagcggtatgtgtggagaaaatcaggtactgctcatcacctgtccaatacagtcccaacagtgaagcatggtggtggcagcatcatgctgtgggggtgtttttcagctgcaggaacagaacgactggttgcaatcgagggaaagatgaatgcggccaagtaaagggatatcctggacgaaaaccttctccagagtgctcaggacctcagactgggtcgaaggtttaccttccaacaagacaatgtccctaagcacacagctaaaataacgaaggagtggcttcacaacaactctgtgactgttcttgaatggcccagccagagccctgacttaaacccaattgagcatctctggagagatctaaaaatggctgtccaccaacgtttaccatccaacctgacagaactggagaggatctgcaaggaggaatggcagaggatccccaaatccaggtgtgaaaaacttgttgcatctttcccaaaaagactcatggctgtattagatcaaaagggtgc
Proteins encoded:
- the spns3 gene encoding protein spinster homolog 3, with the translated sequence MASNQHRPKTRLSLRSSSTVRYGSMSSEQPDRNTSSVQTTSISLRRSYIAVAVLCYINLLNYMDRYTIAGVLLSIQKYFGIADSTSGLLQTVFICSFMFLAPVFGYLGDRYDRKLIMIAGLTVWIVTTLGSSFVKKSDFWVLVFTRALVGTGEASYSTIAPTIIGDLFTGNQRTLMISFFYIFIPVGSGLGYIMGATVANATGDWRWALRISPVLGGLGLLFLMFLIPNPPRGASDTQGGATMESTSYIEDIKYLLKNRSFVWSSFGVTAMAFVTGALAFWTPTFLSRAQVTQGLRPPCNEEPCNPLDSYIFGAITVVTGVVGVFLGTYISKKLRVRLPNADPLICAVGMLSSSPCFFIAIILAATSIPATYTFIAIGETLLSLNWAILADILLYVVVPTRRATAEALQIMVCHLLGDAGSPYLIGAISDALKNYKPESLSWNFRRLEYGFLLCPFIGVLGGLFFLMTSLYIKEDRKAAELLTSGQAPAPPETSTESV